The region ACTCGTGCATTCCAAGCTGAAATCAACGCCTGCGGGGACGATCTTCCTGATCGCGGCAACGCTGTCCAATTTGCGGGCATTTATCGTGTGCGTCGCGCCGAGTTCGCGCGAAAGTTCCAGCCGTTCATCGTTCAAGTCGATCACGATGATGGTCGCGCATCCGGCGATTTTCGCGGCCATCGTAGCCGCCATGCCAACCGCACCAGCACCGAACACTGCTATTGACGAGCCGGGCTTCGGCTTGAGGCAATTCAGTACCGCGCCAGCACCGGTCTGAAGCCCGCACCCGAGCGGTCCGATCAACTCGAGTGGAACATCCTTTGCAACCTTCACGGCGTTTCGTTCGCTGGCGATGGCGTAGGTTGCAAATGACGACTGCTCGAAGAAGCAGCCACTAATCTGTTTCCCGTGAGAATCATGGATCGGACAGGTGCCATCCGGACGAGTGCCGCGGAAATTGCGACCGAAGAAGTCCTCGCAGTAGAAAGGTGTACCGGAAAGGCACTTTTCGCACTTGCCGCAATAGGCGTAGCTCAAAGCAACGTGATCACCGGGCACAAGATCTTTAACTGCGCTCCCGACGGCCTCGACGACGCCAGAGCCTTCGTGTCCCAACACAACAGGTTGAGGTACGTCATATCCCTGGTCCCTGACCACCAGGTCGGTATGACATACCCCCGATGCGACGATGCGGACCAAAATCTCGTCTGCACGAGGTTCCTCAATCCCTATGCATTCCAAGATCAAGGGCTTCGCCTTTTCGCGCGAAACCGCCGCATATGCCTGCTTCATGTAACTGTTCCTCCAAGGCTCACAACGCAATTCGCGCGAACGTACTCATCATCAGACAATCAGTCAATAATTACTCTAATAAATTAGATCAGTTCAACCGGAGCAGGGCTGCATTTTTGCAAAGTCACGAGTGAACGCCGATTTGAAGTGATCAAAGGGTTCCGATGCATGTTCGAAAGGGAGCATGCGTCTTGTCCCGCTTTGGGCTGAAAGATCGGCAGACGAAAATTTAGTAGCAACGTGTGAGGCGAGCCGGATGGCGTCGCTTGCCGACGTCGAGCCGGTTCTGAAGGCTATCGACAGCTTCGAGACACCGCTATTGCCAAGTTCAACCGACTACAAACGATGCTACTGCCAGCCAGGCTTAACAGACAGTACCAACCAGGACGTTAGTCTTCTCGATGATCGAGAGGTCCGACGCAATCCGGTATACAGTTGGCGCGGCGGTCGGTGACTCAATAGCGAGCGTATCCTGGATCGTGAGGCGTTCGATGCCCTGCTTTAGTGACCTGATCGTATTCCCGTGGGCCACCACAAGAACCGATTTCCCTCTCAGCAAGGCGGGGAACACTTCGCTTATCAAAAAGGGCAGAACCCTCGCGCTTATGTCCCGTATGCTTTCTCCCCCAGGTGGTGGAGTGCTGTACGAGCGGCGCCAAACCTGGACAACATCCTGGCCCCACCGCTCACGTGCCACGTTCTTGTTGATGCCGGTGAGCTGTCCGTAGTCGCGTTCGTTCAACTCGGTTCTCCTGATTGGCTCCAGCAGATCGCCGTTGGTTTCGTTCAAAATCGCTCTGCAAGTGTCGACTGTGCGCAAGAGGGCAGAGCTAAACGCGATATCGAACGAGATGCCGAGGTTCGCGAGCAGTGAGCCGGCTCGCCTGCTCTCAGACCAGCCCTCCTGTGTGAGCGGAACGTCGCTCGTACCCGTGAACTCCCCGCGCGCGTTCCCTTCGCTTTGGCCATGCCGGACAATCACCAGAGTGGACATTCATAACCCTCCCATCGATTTAGCGAACACGAATATTGTCGCACTATCGGACAATCAGTCAAGTGCGACTATGTGCAAGTGAAAACAGAACGATGTCAAAAAAACAAACGTCGAAGTTTATATTTATTGACAGATTGTCTGATAGCTCATACCAATGCACTCCGCCGTATTGAGGAGAGTCCGGCACGGCTTGGGAAGGCAAGGCTCTCGCCTTAACAGACAATGCCGCCCAGAGCGGCCGGAGGAGGAATTTTCATGAAGAGACGTACATTTCTACAAGCGAGCGGGGCAATTGCTGTAGCCGGCACGTTCGGAATGCCGGGGATTCTTCGCGCCGACGACGCGATCAGTCTCCTACCTGACACTTGGCCCTCCGAAGGCGCCAACCCAATTGTCGACGCGGGTAAGTTCAAGAAGTCAGGCCCGTGGAAGATCGGACACAGCCACTACGGCCTCGCTGGTTCAACGCATACCTACCAGACGGCGTTTGAAGCCGAATATGAAATAAAAAAGAACAAGGATCGGATCGCT is a window of Rhizobium sp. CIAT894 DNA encoding:
- a CDS encoding NAD(P)-dependent alcohol dehydrogenase; its protein translation is MKQAYAAVSREKAKPLILECIGIEEPRADEILVRIVASGVCHTDLVVRDQGYDVPQPVVLGHEGSGVVEAVGSAVKDLVPGDHVALSYAYCGKCEKCLSGTPFYCEDFFGRNFRGTRPDGTCPIHDSHGKQISGCFFEQSSFATYAIASERNAVKVAKDVPLELIGPLGCGLQTGAGAVLNCLKPKPGSSIAVFGAGAVGMAATMAAKIAGCATIIVIDLNDERLELSRELGATHTINARKLDSVAAIRKIVPAGVDFSLECTSSPRVFRQAVDCLGTPGTCGLVGSSALGTEGTIDIGNFLFGRTLIGVVEGQSIPSEFVPQLIEYWQQGLFPFDKLVQFYDLDQINEAMADSESGKVIKPILRMKH
- a CDS encoding 2,3-bisphosphoglycerate-dependent phosphoglycerate mutase; the encoded protein is MSTLVIVRHGQSEGNARGEFTGTSDVPLTQEGWSESRRAGSLLANLGISFDIAFSSALLRTVDTCRAILNETNGDLLEPIRRTELNERDYGQLTGINKNVARERWGQDVVQVWRRSYSTPPPGGESIRDISARVLPFLISEVFPALLRGKSVLVVAHGNTIRSLKQGIERLTIQDTLAIESPTAAPTVYRIASDLSIIEKTNVLVGTVC